A single region of the Mugil cephalus isolate CIBA_MC_2020 chromosome 4, CIBA_Mcephalus_1.1, whole genome shotgun sequence genome encodes:
- the im:7151449 gene encoding complement decay-accelerating factor, GPI-anchored isoform X4: MCCLLLQFGMGLLVNTRGQRSLGSLLLVYLFVAKAAADCLKPDGSDQTVLSDEALLLNDFPEGTIVTIECANGYVVDSGNGAMTCTNDEWTKPDLVCRRMDCGVPPPQPHMSFDTTGGTLFGDTIEVLCDIGYEISGSSYKQCYATGWSGRSYCEIILCETPAPVANGKILRNTQEHVTYGEIIQYTCDDGFTLVGNANITCTENWEYSSQPPECREVTTTHGVATTKMVSTPMTPMSLSKGSSTPPDSSATSTPLMIRSITSRATATSFVQGGKGVMATKDKATTASVTSTTTPSWQDNIEVSDNRIGGHTLVIISVMSVVVVSIAFTVSCIFVMLLHRFLLKRKGSANGTAPIF; this comes from the exons ATGTGTTGTCTCCTCCTGCAGTTCGGCATGGGACTCTTAGTGAACACCCGTGGACAGCGAAGCCTCGGATCCCTGCTGTTGGTTTACCTCTTTGTCGCGAAGGCAGCAG CCGACTGTCTTAAACCTGACGGAAGTGACCAGACTGTCCTGTCAGACGAGGCACTTCTATTGAATGATTTTCCCGAGGGTACTATCGTCACTATAGAATGTGCCAATGGATATGTCGTAGATAGTGGTAATGGAGCTATGACCTGCACGAATGACGAATGGACTAAACCCGACCTCGTCTGCAGAA GGATGGACTGTGGTGTGCCCCCACCTCAGCCACATATGAGTTTTGATACTACCGGGGGAACCCTGTTTGGTGATACGATAGAAGTTCTTTGTGACATAGG CTACGAGATTAGCGGATCGAGCTACAAACAGTGCTATGCTACAGGGTGGAGTGGAAGATCCTATTGTGAGA TTATACTTTGTGAAACACCTGCTCCAGTGGCCAATGGTAAAATCTTGAGGAACACTCAAGAACATGTAACATATGGAGAAATCATACAGTACACCTGCGATGATGGATTTACCCTCGTCGGGAACGCCAACATCACGTGCACCGAAAATTGGGAATACAGTTCTCAGCCTCCTGAATGCAGAG AGGTAACAACGACACATGGGGTCGCAACAACAAAAATGGTATCAACTCCTATGACTCCTATGTCTCTGTCAAAAG GGTCTTCCACTCCTCCAGATTCATCTGCCACGTCGACGCCTCTCATGATCCGATCTATCACATCCAGAGCAACAGCAACTTCTTTTGTACAAG GTGGCAAAGGCGTTATGGCAACAAAGGACAAAGCTACTACAGCAAGTGTAACATCTACGACTACGCCTTCATGGCAAG ACAATATTGAGGTTTCGGACAACAGAATTGGTG gcCACACACTTGTAATAATCAGCGTGATGAGCGTTGTAGTAG TTTCTATTGCCTTTACAGTCTCCTGTATATTTGTGATGCTTTTACACCGGTTTcttctgaaaagaaaagg CTCTGCTAATGGAACAGCGCCTATCTTTTAA
- the im:7151449 gene encoding complement decay-accelerating factor, GPI-anchored isoform X2, whose product MCCLLLQFGMGLLVNTRGQRSLGSLLLVYLFVAKAAADCLKPDGSDQTVLSDEALLLNDFPEGTIVTIECANGYVVDSGNGAMTCTNDEWTKPDLVCRRMDCGVPPPQPHMSFDTTGGTLFGDTIEVLCDIGYEISGSSYKQCYATGWSGRSYCEIILCETPAPVANGKILRNTQEHVTYGEIIQYTCDDGFTLVGNANITCTENWEYSSQPPECREVTTTHGVATTKMVSTPMTPMSLSKGSSTPPDSSATSTPLMIRSITSRATATSFVQGGKGVMATKDKATTASVTSTTTPSWQDNIEVSDNRIGGHTLVIISVMSVVVVSCIFVMLLHRFLLKRKGSYDTREDLKLPGVITVPKYLNPTSDSALLMEQRLSFKEHL is encoded by the exons ATGTGTTGTCTCCTCCTGCAGTTCGGCATGGGACTCTTAGTGAACACCCGTGGACAGCGAAGCCTCGGATCCCTGCTGTTGGTTTACCTCTTTGTCGCGAAGGCAGCAG CCGACTGTCTTAAACCTGACGGAAGTGACCAGACTGTCCTGTCAGACGAGGCACTTCTATTGAATGATTTTCCCGAGGGTACTATCGTCACTATAGAATGTGCCAATGGATATGTCGTAGATAGTGGTAATGGAGCTATGACCTGCACGAATGACGAATGGACTAAACCCGACCTCGTCTGCAGAA GGATGGACTGTGGTGTGCCCCCACCTCAGCCACATATGAGTTTTGATACTACCGGGGGAACCCTGTTTGGTGATACGATAGAAGTTCTTTGTGACATAGG CTACGAGATTAGCGGATCGAGCTACAAACAGTGCTATGCTACAGGGTGGAGTGGAAGATCCTATTGTGAGA TTATACTTTGTGAAACACCTGCTCCAGTGGCCAATGGTAAAATCTTGAGGAACACTCAAGAACATGTAACATATGGAGAAATCATACAGTACACCTGCGATGATGGATTTACCCTCGTCGGGAACGCCAACATCACGTGCACCGAAAATTGGGAATACAGTTCTCAGCCTCCTGAATGCAGAG AGGTAACAACGACACATGGGGTCGCAACAACAAAAATGGTATCAACTCCTATGACTCCTATGTCTCTGTCAAAAG GGTCTTCCACTCCTCCAGATTCATCTGCCACGTCGACGCCTCTCATGATCCGATCTATCACATCCAGAGCAACAGCAACTTCTTTTGTACAAG GTGGCAAAGGCGTTATGGCAACAAAGGACAAAGCTACTACAGCAAGTGTAACATCTACGACTACGCCTTCATGGCAAG ACAATATTGAGGTTTCGGACAACAGAATTGGTG gcCACACACTTGTAATAATCAGCGTGATGAGCGTTGTAGTAG TCTCCTGTATATTTGTGATGCTTTTACACCGGTTTcttctgaaaagaaaagg CTCATATGACACCAGAGAAGACCTGAAGTTACCCGGAGTTATTACAGttccaaaatatttaaatcccaCATCTGACTCAG CTCTGCTAATGGAACAGCGCCTATCTTTTAAAGAACATCTGTGA
- the im:7151449 gene encoding complement decay-accelerating factor, GPI-anchored isoform X5, translating into MCCLLLQFGMGLLVNTRGQRSLGSLLLVYLFVAKAAADCLKPDGSDQTVLSDEALLLNDFPEGTIVTIECANGYVVDSGNGAMTCTNDEWTKPDLVCRRMDCGVPPPQPHMSFDTTGGTLFGDTIEVLCDIGYEISGSSYKQCYATGWSGRSYCEIILCETPAPVANGKILRNTQEHVTYGEIIQYTCDDGFTLVGNANITCTENWEYSSQPPECREVTTTHGVATTKMVSTPMTPMSLSKGSSTPPDSSATSTPLMIRSITSRATATSFVQGGKGVMATKDKATTASVTSTTTPSWQDNIEVSDNRIGGHTLVIISVMSVVVVSCIFVMLLHRFLLKRKGSANGTAPIF; encoded by the exons ATGTGTTGTCTCCTCCTGCAGTTCGGCATGGGACTCTTAGTGAACACCCGTGGACAGCGAAGCCTCGGATCCCTGCTGTTGGTTTACCTCTTTGTCGCGAAGGCAGCAG CCGACTGTCTTAAACCTGACGGAAGTGACCAGACTGTCCTGTCAGACGAGGCACTTCTATTGAATGATTTTCCCGAGGGTACTATCGTCACTATAGAATGTGCCAATGGATATGTCGTAGATAGTGGTAATGGAGCTATGACCTGCACGAATGACGAATGGACTAAACCCGACCTCGTCTGCAGAA GGATGGACTGTGGTGTGCCCCCACCTCAGCCACATATGAGTTTTGATACTACCGGGGGAACCCTGTTTGGTGATACGATAGAAGTTCTTTGTGACATAGG CTACGAGATTAGCGGATCGAGCTACAAACAGTGCTATGCTACAGGGTGGAGTGGAAGATCCTATTGTGAGA TTATACTTTGTGAAACACCTGCTCCAGTGGCCAATGGTAAAATCTTGAGGAACACTCAAGAACATGTAACATATGGAGAAATCATACAGTACACCTGCGATGATGGATTTACCCTCGTCGGGAACGCCAACATCACGTGCACCGAAAATTGGGAATACAGTTCTCAGCCTCCTGAATGCAGAG AGGTAACAACGACACATGGGGTCGCAACAACAAAAATGGTATCAACTCCTATGACTCCTATGTCTCTGTCAAAAG GGTCTTCCACTCCTCCAGATTCATCTGCCACGTCGACGCCTCTCATGATCCGATCTATCACATCCAGAGCAACAGCAACTTCTTTTGTACAAG GTGGCAAAGGCGTTATGGCAACAAAGGACAAAGCTACTACAGCAAGTGTAACATCTACGACTACGCCTTCATGGCAAG ACAATATTGAGGTTTCGGACAACAGAATTGGTG gcCACACACTTGTAATAATCAGCGTGATGAGCGTTGTAGTAG TCTCCTGTATATTTGTGATGCTTTTACACCGGTTTcttctgaaaagaaaagg CTCTGCTAATGGAACAGCGCCTATCTTTTAA
- the im:7151449 gene encoding complement component receptor 1-like protein isoform X3 — protein sequence MCCLLLQFGMGLLVNTRGQRSLGSLLLVYLFVAKAAADCLKPDGSDQTVLSDEALLLNDFPEGTIVTIECANGYVVDSGNGAMTCTNDEWTKPDLVCRRMDCGVPPPQPHMSFDTTGGTLFGDTIEVLCDIGYEISGSSYKQCYATGWSGRSYCEIILCETPAPVANGKILRNTQEHVTYGEIIQYTCDDGFTLVGNANITCTENWEYSSQPPECRGSSTPPDSSATSTPLMIRSITSRATATSFVQGGKGVMATKDKATTASVTSTTTPSWQDNIEVSDNRIGGHTLVIISVMSVVVVSIAFTVSCIFVMLLHRFLLKRKGSYDTREDLKLPGVITVPKYLNPTSDSALLMEQRLSFKEHL from the exons ATGTGTTGTCTCCTCCTGCAGTTCGGCATGGGACTCTTAGTGAACACCCGTGGACAGCGAAGCCTCGGATCCCTGCTGTTGGTTTACCTCTTTGTCGCGAAGGCAGCAG CCGACTGTCTTAAACCTGACGGAAGTGACCAGACTGTCCTGTCAGACGAGGCACTTCTATTGAATGATTTTCCCGAGGGTACTATCGTCACTATAGAATGTGCCAATGGATATGTCGTAGATAGTGGTAATGGAGCTATGACCTGCACGAATGACGAATGGACTAAACCCGACCTCGTCTGCAGAA GGATGGACTGTGGTGTGCCCCCACCTCAGCCACATATGAGTTTTGATACTACCGGGGGAACCCTGTTTGGTGATACGATAGAAGTTCTTTGTGACATAGG CTACGAGATTAGCGGATCGAGCTACAAACAGTGCTATGCTACAGGGTGGAGTGGAAGATCCTATTGTGAGA TTATACTTTGTGAAACACCTGCTCCAGTGGCCAATGGTAAAATCTTGAGGAACACTCAAGAACATGTAACATATGGAGAAATCATACAGTACACCTGCGATGATGGATTTACCCTCGTCGGGAACGCCAACATCACGTGCACCGAAAATTGGGAATACAGTTCTCAGCCTCCTGAATGCAGAG GGTCTTCCACTCCTCCAGATTCATCTGCCACGTCGACGCCTCTCATGATCCGATCTATCACATCCAGAGCAACAGCAACTTCTTTTGTACAAG GTGGCAAAGGCGTTATGGCAACAAAGGACAAAGCTACTACAGCAAGTGTAACATCTACGACTACGCCTTCATGGCAAG ACAATATTGAGGTTTCGGACAACAGAATTGGTG gcCACACACTTGTAATAATCAGCGTGATGAGCGTTGTAGTAG TTTCTATTGCCTTTACAGTCTCCTGTATATTTGTGATGCTTTTACACCGGTTTcttctgaaaagaaaagg CTCATATGACACCAGAGAAGACCTGAAGTTACCCGGAGTTATTACAGttccaaaatatttaaatcccaCATCTGACTCAG CTCTGCTAATGGAACAGCGCCTATCTTTTAAAGAACATCTGTGA
- the im:7151449 gene encoding complement decay-accelerating factor, GPI-anchored isoform X1: MCCLLLQFGMGLLVNTRGQRSLGSLLLVYLFVAKAAADCLKPDGSDQTVLSDEALLLNDFPEGTIVTIECANGYVVDSGNGAMTCTNDEWTKPDLVCRRMDCGVPPPQPHMSFDTTGGTLFGDTIEVLCDIGYEISGSSYKQCYATGWSGRSYCEIILCETPAPVANGKILRNTQEHVTYGEIIQYTCDDGFTLVGNANITCTENWEYSSQPPECREVTTTHGVATTKMVSTPMTPMSLSKGSSTPPDSSATSTPLMIRSITSRATATSFVQGGKGVMATKDKATTASVTSTTTPSWQDNIEVSDNRIGGHTLVIISVMSVVVVSIAFTVSCIFVMLLHRFLLKRKGSYDTREDLKLPGVITVPKYLNPTSDSALLMEQRLSFKEHL, encoded by the exons ATGTGTTGTCTCCTCCTGCAGTTCGGCATGGGACTCTTAGTGAACACCCGTGGACAGCGAAGCCTCGGATCCCTGCTGTTGGTTTACCTCTTTGTCGCGAAGGCAGCAG CCGACTGTCTTAAACCTGACGGAAGTGACCAGACTGTCCTGTCAGACGAGGCACTTCTATTGAATGATTTTCCCGAGGGTACTATCGTCACTATAGAATGTGCCAATGGATATGTCGTAGATAGTGGTAATGGAGCTATGACCTGCACGAATGACGAATGGACTAAACCCGACCTCGTCTGCAGAA GGATGGACTGTGGTGTGCCCCCACCTCAGCCACATATGAGTTTTGATACTACCGGGGGAACCCTGTTTGGTGATACGATAGAAGTTCTTTGTGACATAGG CTACGAGATTAGCGGATCGAGCTACAAACAGTGCTATGCTACAGGGTGGAGTGGAAGATCCTATTGTGAGA TTATACTTTGTGAAACACCTGCTCCAGTGGCCAATGGTAAAATCTTGAGGAACACTCAAGAACATGTAACATATGGAGAAATCATACAGTACACCTGCGATGATGGATTTACCCTCGTCGGGAACGCCAACATCACGTGCACCGAAAATTGGGAATACAGTTCTCAGCCTCCTGAATGCAGAG AGGTAACAACGACACATGGGGTCGCAACAACAAAAATGGTATCAACTCCTATGACTCCTATGTCTCTGTCAAAAG GGTCTTCCACTCCTCCAGATTCATCTGCCACGTCGACGCCTCTCATGATCCGATCTATCACATCCAGAGCAACAGCAACTTCTTTTGTACAAG GTGGCAAAGGCGTTATGGCAACAAAGGACAAAGCTACTACAGCAAGTGTAACATCTACGACTACGCCTTCATGGCAAG ACAATATTGAGGTTTCGGACAACAGAATTGGTG gcCACACACTTGTAATAATCAGCGTGATGAGCGTTGTAGTAG TTTCTATTGCCTTTACAGTCTCCTGTATATTTGTGATGCTTTTACACCGGTTTcttctgaaaagaaaagg CTCATATGACACCAGAGAAGACCTGAAGTTACCCGGAGTTATTACAGttccaaaatatttaaatcccaCATCTGACTCAG CTCTGCTAATGGAACAGCGCCTATCTTTTAAAGAACATCTGTGA